From a region of the Mercurialis annua linkage group LG1-X, ddMerAnnu1.2, whole genome shotgun sequence genome:
- the LOC126664768 gene encoding NADP-dependent glyceraldehyde-3-phosphate dehydrogenase, which yields MAGTGVFAEIFDGEVYKYYSDGEWNYSASKKTVAIINPTTRKTHYKVQACSQEEVNKVMELAKSAQKSWARTPLWKRAELLHKAAAILKEHKAPIAECLVKEIAKPAKDAVSEVVRSGDLISYTAEEGVRILGEGKFLVSDSFPGNDRTKYCLTSKVPLGVVLAIPPFNYPVNLAVSKIGPALIAGNSIVLKPPTQGAVSCLHMVHCFHLAGFPKGLISCVTGKGSEIGDFLTMHPGVNCISFTGGDTGISISKKAGMIPLQMELGGKDACIVLDDADLDLVASNIIKGGFSYSGQRCTAVKVVLVIDSVADALVEKVNSKVAKLRVGPPEDDCDITPVVTESSANFIEGLVKDAKEKGATFCQEYKREGNLIWPLLLDNVRPDMRIAWEEPFGPVLPVIRINSVEEGIHHCNASNFGLQGCVFTRDINKAIMISDAMETGTVQINSAPARGPDHFPFQGLKDSGIGSQGITNSINMMVKVKSTVINLPSPSYTMG from the exons ATGGCTGGGACTGGAGTTTTTGCCGAGATTTTTGATGGAGAAGTGTATAAATATTATTCTGATGGAGAATGGAACTACTCAGCTTCTAAAAAAACTGTTGCCATTATCAATCCTACCACCAGAAAAACTCACTACAAGGTTCAAG CTTGCTCTCAAGAAGAGGTAAACAAGGTGATGGAATTAGCAAAAAGTGCACAAAAAAGTTGGGCGAGAACTCCTCTTTGGAAAAGAGCAGAGCTGCTTCACAAGGCAGCAGCTATTCTGAAGGAGCATAAGGCTCCAATTGCTGAGTGCCTTGTCAAAGAAATTGCTAAACCAGCTAAAGATGCAGTCTCTGAG GTTGTGAGATCGGGAGATCTAATTTCCTACACAGCTGAAGAGGGAGTGAGGATTCTTGGAGAAGGCAAATTCTTGGTTTCTGATAGTTTTCCTGGAAATGACAGAACAAAGTATTGTCTCACTTCTAAG GTACCCCTTGGAGTGGTGTTAGCCATTCCACCCTTTAACTATCCAGTCAATCTTGCTGTTTCAAAAATTGGTCCTGCATTGATTGCTGGAAACTCCATTGTCCTCAAGCCTCCAACTCAG ggTGCTGTATCTTGCCTGCATATGGTACACTGCTTTCACTTGGCTGGTTTCCCCAAAGGATTAATCAGCTGTGTGACTGGTAAAGGCTCTGAGATCGGTGACTTCCTTACTATGCATCCTGGTGTTAACTGTATTAG TTTCACCGGTGGAGACACAGGCATCTCAATATCAAAAAAAGCTGGCATGATCCCACTTCAAATGGAGCTCGGAGGGAAAGACGCCTGCATCGTCCTGGACGATGCAGATCTCGACTTGGTAGCATCAAACATTATAAAAGGAGGATTTTCATACAGTGGACAAAGATGCACTGCAGTCAAAGTTGTTTTAGTAATCGACTCAGTTGCTGATGCTCTAGTAGAGAAAGTCAATAGTAAAGTCGCAAAATTAAGAGTCGGACCGCCGGAAGACGACTGCGATATTACTCCGGTAGTTACGGAATCATCTGCCAATTTCATTGAAGGGCTTGTTAAAGATGCTAAAGAGAAAGGAGCTACATTTTGTCAAGAGTATAAGAGAGAAGGCAATCTTATTTGGCCTTTGTTGTTGGATAATGTTAGACCGGATATGAGGATTGCTTGGGAAGAACCGTTCGGTCCGGTTCTTCCGGTTATCAGAATCAATTCTGTTGAAGAAGGAATTCACCATTGCAATGCTAGCAATTTTGGACTTCAG GGCTGTGTATTCACAAGAGACATCAACAAAGCTATAATGATTAGTGATGCAATGGAAACCGGCACAGTTCAGATCAACTCTGCACCGGCTCGCGGGCCGGATCATTTTCCTTTCCAG GGTTTGAAAGATAGTGGGATTGGATCACAAGGCATTACCAACAGCATTAACATGATGGTTAAGGTGAAGAGCACTGTTATTAACTTACCAAGCCCTTCTTACACCATGGGTTAG
- the LOC126665693 gene encoding APO protein 2, chloroplastic, whose protein sequence is MPLLGSKLTVSHSNMEACMVSCTPKSQFLQFNLYPALSSLDFFQSIKLKHKLKSVIISRRKFWQPHALVIASEQPQNSDFPRYYSRKEKKPFPVPIVELRRAARQRLKERLKNKKGQPRGRVPPPKNGMVIKSLVPVAYDLYNSRIILINNLKKLLEVVPVHACGWCNEIHVGPLGHPFKSCKGKYATLRKGNHEWIKAAIEDVLVPIEAYHLFDRLQKRITHEERFSIPRIPAVLELCIQAGVNIPEYPTKRRRKPIIRISKHEFVDADESDLPDPVPEYEKPLLMEIPKSEIVVPSDEEVKFIADETIRAWEKMRKTAKRLMGIYFVRVCGYCPEVHVGPSGHKAQNCGAHKHQQRNGQHGWQAAVLNDLIPPRYVWHVPNVNEPLQRELRNFYGQAPAVVEICIQAGAVVPEEYKSTMRLDIGIPSSVSEADMVV, encoded by the exons ATGCCTTTGTTGGGCAGTAAATTGACGGTTTCACATTCAAATATGGAAGCTTGTATGGTTTCATGCACACCCAAATCGCAATTTCTCCAATTTAATCTCTACCCAGCTCTCAGCTCTCTTGATTTTTTCCAG AGCATCAAACTTAAACACAAACTGAAGTCTGTAATTATCTCGAGAAGAAAGTTCTGGCAACCACATGCATTGGTCATTGCAAGTGAACAACCTCAAAATTCTGATTTTCCGCGTTATTATTCAAGGAAGGAGAAGAAACCTTTTCCTGTACCGATAGTGGAATTAAGACGAGCTGCTAGGCAGAGACTCAAGGAGAGGCTCAAGAACAAGAAAGGCCAACCAAGAGGGCGAGTCCCTCCTCCGAAGAATGGCATGGTTATTAAGAGTCTTGTACCAGTTGCTTATGATTTGTACAATTCAAGGATTATACTGATTAACAATCTCAAAAAATTGTTGGAAGTGGTTCCTGTTCATGCTTGCGG GTGGTGTAATGAAATCCATGTGGGACCTTTGGGACATCCATTCAAGTCATGTAAAGGTAAATATGCTACCCTTCGCAAGGGCAATCATGAGTGGATAAAGGCAGCTATTGAAGATGTACTTGTGCCTATAGAAGCCTACCACCTCTTTGACCGCCTACAGAAGCGTATTACTCATGAGGAGAGGTTTTCAATCCCTCGAATTCCCGCTGTATTAGAGCTTTGCATCCAAGCTGGTGTCAATATTCCTGAATATCCCACGAAGAGGAGAAGAAAGCCTATCATCCGCATCAGTAAGCATGAATTTGTGGACGCGGATGAAAGCGATTTACCGGACCCTGTTCCAGAGTATGAAAAGCCGCTACTAATGGAAATACCCAAATCAGAAATAGTAGTTCCATCTGATGAAGAAGTAAAATTCATTGCTGATGAAACAATACGAGCATGGGAGAAGATGAGGAAAACAGCCAAGAGGCTAATGGGGATATACTTTGTGAGGGTTTGTGGATATTGTCCGGAGGTGCATGTCGGACCCAGCGGGCACAAGGCGCAGAACTGCGGGGCCCACAAGCACCAACAGCGAAATGGGCAACATGGTTGGCAGGCGGCTGTGCTTAACGACTTGATACCACCTAGATATGTGTGGCATGTTCCTAATGTAAATGAGCCATTGCAACGGGAGCTCAGGAACTTCTACGGACAAGCCCCTGCTGTTGTGGAGATCTGCATTCAAGCTGGTGCAGTTGTGCCAGAAGAGTACAAATCAACCATGCGGTTGGATATTGGGATACCCTCCAGTGTTAGCGAAGCCGATATGGTTGTTTGA
- the LOC126665937 gene encoding 1-acyl-sn-glycerol-3-phosphate acyltransferase BAT2, chloroplastic isoform X1, producing MEISSYPVHHYYNNLLSPSYGRPLSSSVLFSMHKGLYVGYSSTERVTLRKSAFLDASSCIVRKHVRVPWEEKLSWSHFDCKRKKNKLARNTVVRSELVGSAIPESAYPLSEIKLGSKVRGICFYAVTAISAIFLFILMLVQHPIVLLVDRYQRKAQFFIAKLWATITVAPFCKIEFEGLENLPSPDAPAVYVSNHQSFLDIYALLTLGRSFKFISKTGIFLFPIIGWAMLMMGVVPLKRMDSRSQLECFKRCMDLVKKGASVFFFPEGTRSIDGKLGVFKKGAFTVAAKTRVPVVPITLVGTGKIMPVGMESIVNPGSVKVVIHKPIEGSNSEILCNQVRNTIASVLDQQS from the exons ATGGAAATCAGTTCTTACCCAGTCCACCATTATTACAACAATCTTCTTTCTCCAA GTTATGGAAGACCTTTGTCATCTTCAGTACTG TTCTCTATGCATAAAGGACTATATGTTGGATATTCATCAACTGAGCGGGTAACTCTGAGAAAATCAG CTTTTCTTGATGCTTCTTCATGCATTGTAAGGAAGCATGTGAGAGTACCATGGGAAGAGAAGCTCAGTTGGTCACATTTTGACTGTAAACGTAAAAAGAATAAGCTGGCAAGAAACACAGTTGTGAGATCTGAGCTTGTGGGAAGTGCGATCCCTGAGTCTGCCTATCCATTATCAG AAATTAAATTAGGGTCAAAAGTTAGGGGAATATGCTTTTATGCTGTCACTGCAATTTCTGCCATTTTTCTGTTTATTCTGATGTTGGTGCAACACCCTATTGTGCTCTTGGTGGATCGATATCAAAGAAAAGCACAATTTTTCATTGCCAAACTCTGGGCAACGATAACTGTAGCTCCATTTTGTAAAATTGAGTTTGAAGGATTGGAGAATCTACCTTCACCTGATGCTCCTGCCGTGTATGTTTCAAATCATCAGAGCTTTCTAGACATATATGCACTTCTCACCCTTGGAAGAAGCTTTAAGTTCATCAGCAAAACAGGGATATTTCTATTTCCTATTATTGGGTGGGCCATGCTTATGATGGGTGTTGTTCCTTTGAAGCGAATGGATAGCAGAAGTCAGTTG GAATGTTTCAAAAGGTGCATGGATTTAGTAAAGAAAGGGGCCTCTGTATTTTTCTTTCCTGAGGGGACGCGTAGTATAGATGGTAAATTGGGCGTTTTCAAG AAAGGCGCATTTACGGTTGCTGCAAAAACGAGAGTGCCTGTAGTCCCTATTACTCTTGTGGGGACTGGAAAAATCATGCCTGTGGGAATGGAGAGTATCGTGAATCCAGGGTCTGTTAAAGTTGTTATCCACAAGCCAATAGAAGGAAGCAATTCTGAAATTTTATGCAACCAAGTCAGGAATACAATTGCAAGTGTGCTTGATCAGCAAAGTTGA
- the LOC126665937 gene encoding 1-acyl-sn-glycerol-3-phosphate acyltransferase BAT2, chloroplastic isoform X2: MHKGLYVGYSSTERVTLRKSAFLDASSCIVRKHVRVPWEEKLSWSHFDCKRKKNKLARNTVVRSELVGSAIPESAYPLSEIKLGSKVRGICFYAVTAISAIFLFILMLVQHPIVLLVDRYQRKAQFFIAKLWATITVAPFCKIEFEGLENLPSPDAPAVYVSNHQSFLDIYALLTLGRSFKFISKTGIFLFPIIGWAMLMMGVVPLKRMDSRSQLECFKRCMDLVKKGASVFFFPEGTRSIDGKLGVFKKGAFTVAAKTRVPVVPITLVGTGKIMPVGMESIVNPGSVKVVIHKPIEGSNSEILCNQVRNTIASVLDQQS; this comes from the exons ATGCATAAAGGACTATATGTTGGATATTCATCAACTGAGCGGGTAACTCTGAGAAAATCAG CTTTTCTTGATGCTTCTTCATGCATTGTAAGGAAGCATGTGAGAGTACCATGGGAAGAGAAGCTCAGTTGGTCACATTTTGACTGTAAACGTAAAAAGAATAAGCTGGCAAGAAACACAGTTGTGAGATCTGAGCTTGTGGGAAGTGCGATCCCTGAGTCTGCCTATCCATTATCAG AAATTAAATTAGGGTCAAAAGTTAGGGGAATATGCTTTTATGCTGTCACTGCAATTTCTGCCATTTTTCTGTTTATTCTGATGTTGGTGCAACACCCTATTGTGCTCTTGGTGGATCGATATCAAAGAAAAGCACAATTTTTCATTGCCAAACTCTGGGCAACGATAACTGTAGCTCCATTTTGTAAAATTGAGTTTGAAGGATTGGAGAATCTACCTTCACCTGATGCTCCTGCCGTGTATGTTTCAAATCATCAGAGCTTTCTAGACATATATGCACTTCTCACCCTTGGAAGAAGCTTTAAGTTCATCAGCAAAACAGGGATATTTCTATTTCCTATTATTGGGTGGGCCATGCTTATGATGGGTGTTGTTCCTTTGAAGCGAATGGATAGCAGAAGTCAGTTG GAATGTTTCAAAAGGTGCATGGATTTAGTAAAGAAAGGGGCCTCTGTATTTTTCTTTCCTGAGGGGACGCGTAGTATAGATGGTAAATTGGGCGTTTTCAAG AAAGGCGCATTTACGGTTGCTGCAAAAACGAGAGTGCCTGTAGTCCCTATTACTCTTGTGGGGACTGGAAAAATCATGCCTGTGGGAATGGAGAGTATCGTGAATCCAGGGTCTGTTAAAGTTGTTATCCACAAGCCAATAGAAGGAAGCAATTCTGAAATTTTATGCAACCAAGTCAGGAATACAATTGCAAGTGTGCTTGATCAGCAAAGTTGA
- the LOC126653497 gene encoding probable cyclic nucleotide-gated ion channel 5 — MFDYKSQYLSGQREKFVRLDDLDSRLSSPSDARGKKCGFGIEGFGRAGQGTGTTTTSRSFKKGIRKGSEGLKSIGRSLRFGVSRAVFPEDLKVSEKKIFDPQDKFLLLCNRLFVISCILGVSVDPLFFYLPVFNDPSNCLGIDRKLAITASTLRTVIDAFYLIRMALQFRTAYIAPSSRVFGRGELVIDPAQIAKRYLRQYFIIDFLSILPLPQIVVWRFLQRSKGSDVLPTKQALLLIILLQYIPRFSRVFPLFTEMKRTTGVFAETAWAGAACYLLMYMLASHIVGAFWYLLAVERQDTCWQKACNRTDQCNKKYLYCGNQFMDGYGSWANISSSVLKLSCEAKDDNGPFDYGIYTNALTSGVASSMKFVSKYCYCLWWGLQNLSTLGQGLQTSTYPGEVIFSIGLAILGLILFALLIGNMQTYLQSLTIRLEEMRVKRRDSEQWMHHRLLPQDLRERVRRYDQYKWLETRGVDEENLVQSLPKDLRRDIKRHLCLALVRRVPLFDNMDERLLDAICERLKPCLFTEHTYIVREGDPVDEMLFIIRGRLESVTTDGGRSGFFNRSLLKEGDFCGEELLTWALDPKSGANLPSSTRTVKALTEVEAFALIAEELKFVASQFRRLHSRQVQHTFRFYSQQWRTWAACFIQAAWRRYSKRKTLELRRKEEEDEVEADETRSTSSGYSIGATFLATRFAANALRGVHRNRNAKTARELVKLQKPPEPDFSVEDAD; from the exons ATGTTCGATTACAAGTCCCAATACTTGAGTGGCCAGAGGGAGAAGTTTGTTAG GTTGGACGACTTGGACTCTAGATTATCATCACCTTCTGATGCAAGAGGTAAAAAATGTGGATTTGGCATAGAAGGATTTGGGCGTGCTGGTCAGGGAACCGGTACAACAACAACCTCCAGATCTTTTAAGAAAGGAATTAGAAAAGGGTCCGAAGGACTTAAGTCTATTGGTCGGTCACTTAGATTTGGGGTGTCTAGGGCAGTATTTCCAGAAGATCTTAAGGTTTCCGAGAAGAAGATTTTTGATCCTCAAGACAAATTTCTCCTTTTGTGCAACAGATTATTCGTCATATCATGTATTTTGGGAGTGTCGGTGGACCCTCTTTTCTTTTATCTTCCGGTTTTTAATGATCCATCAAACTGTCTTGGAATAGATAGAAAATTAGCAATTACAGCATCTACTTTGAGAACTGTTATTGATGCTTTCTATCTTATTCGTATGGCCCTTCAGTTTCGGACAGCTTATATAGCTCCGTCTTCTCGTGTATTCGGGCGAGGTGAACTTGTGATAGATCCTGCACAAATAGCCAAGAGATACTTGCGTCAGTATTTCATCATTGATTTTCTTTCTATCCTTCCCCTACCACAG ATTGTCGTTTGGAGATTTCTTCAGAGGTCAAAAGGCTCAGATGTCCTGCCAACTAAACAGGCGTTGCTTTTGATTATCTTGCTTCAATACATTCCTAGGTTTTCTCGAGTTTTCCCATTGTTTACAGAAATGAAAAGGACAACTGGAGTGTTTGCTGAAACGGCTTGGGCAGGTGCCGCCTGTTATTTGCTAATGTACATGCTTGCTAGTCAT ATAGTTGGTGCATTCTGGTATTTGTTAGCTGTAGAGCGACAGGACACATGCTGGCAAAAGGCTTGCAATCGTACTGATCAGTGCAATAAAAAATATCTGTATTGTGGCAATCAATTCATGGATGGTTATGGTTCCTGGGCCAACATCAGTAGTAGCGTTCTTAAGTTAAGCTGTGAAGCAAAAGATGATAATGGACCATTTGATTATGGAATATATACTAATGCTTTAACATCTGGAGTTGCATCGTCAATGAAGTTCGTCTCCAAGTATTGCTACTGCTTATGGTGGGGACTCCAGAATCTGAg CACACTTGGCCAGGGGCTTCAAACCAGCACGTATCCAGGAGAGGTTATATTTTCCATAGGATTAGCTATTCTTGGGCTAATCCTTTTTGCACTTCTGATTGGGAACATGCAG ACCTATCTTCAGTCGCTTACAATTAGATTGGAAGAAATGAGAGTGAAAAGGCGTGACTCAGAACAATGGATGCATCATCGACTGCTTCCGCAAGACCTTAGGGAACGGGTAAGGCGATATGACCAATACAAGTGGTTAGAAACACGGGGTGTAGACGAAGAGAATTTGGTTCAGAGCCTACCAAAGGATCTTAGAAGGGATATTAAACGGCATCTTTGTTTGGCGTTGGTGAGGAGG GTTCCTCTCTTTGATAATATGGATGAGAGGTTGCTTGATGCCATTTGTGAGCGGTTGAAACCGTGCTTATTTACAGAGCATACTTACATAGTTCGAGAAGGAGACCCAGTTGATGAAATGCTTTTTATAATACGTGGTCGACTTGAGAGTGTAACCACAGATGGTGGAAGGAGCGGCTTCTTTAACCGTAGTTTGCTAAAGGAAGGTGATTTCTGTGGAGAGGAGCTTTTGACCTGGGCATTGGATCCTAAATCCGGTGCCAATCTGCCATCTTCTACGCGCACAGTGAAGGCATTAACGGAAGTGGAGGCTTTTGCACTCATAGCGGAAGAGTTAAAGTTTGTGGCTAGTCAGTTCAGGCGTCTTCACAGCAGGCAGGTTCAGCACACGTTCCGATTTTACTCACAGCAGTGGAGAACTTGGGCCGCTTGCTTTATTCAAGCTGCATGGCGACGCTATTCCAAAAGGAAGACTTTGGAGCTTCGTCGGAAAGAAGAAGAGGACGAAGTAGAAGCAGATGAAACTCGGAGCACTTCTAGCGGATATAGTATAGGTGCCACCTTTTTGGCTACCAGATTCGCAGCCAATGCTCTTCGCGGTGTTCATCGTAATAGGAATGCAAAGACTGCTAGGGAATTGGTGAAGTTGCAGAAACCGCCTGAGCCGGATTTTAGTGTTGAAGATGCtgattga